TCATTGGTTTGTCCGCGGAATTGCCCTGCTTTTGGCCATTATGTTGTGGATGATCGTAAACTTAGAGCCAGAGCAAGGCAATTCCAGTGAAGCAGTACAGCCTACTCGAATTATCGAGAGCGCAAAGGTCAAAGCTTATTATGATGCTGATAATTTTGAGATTACCAACAAATTACAATCTGTTAAAGTAGCAGTGGAAAGTAACAATCCTTTTCTAAAATATAATATCTTTGATAACTACGAGGTATTTATAGACGCCAGAGGTTTAGCAAGTGGAGCACATCGTTTGCAGGTGCAGTCGCGTGGATTCCCTGATGGATCAAAAGTGACCATAACACCTGATTATATTGATGTAACATTAGAAGAAAAACAAACGGTGGAAATGGATGTCCAAGTCGAGAAAATTGGCAAGGAAGCGGATGGATATGAGTTAAAACAACCTATTGTGAAACCATTCCGTGTACTGGTTACTGTTCCAGCAAGTCAGGTTAAGAAGATTGGTGTAGTAAAGGCTGCTGTCAATGTAGATGGAGCGACCGATACTGTTTCTAGTAATGCGCAATTGAAAGTGTATGACAAGCAAGGAAATCAGATGACGGGAGCAGAAATTTCACCGCTTGTAGTCGAAGTTAATATACCGATGACAAGTCCGTCCAAAATGGTTCCACTCAAATTAAACTTGACGAATGAGCTACCAGATGGATATAGTTTGGCTAGTATAACGATGAACACACAAGAGGTGACGGTATACGGACCAAATGAAGTGATTAAACCTTTGGATACCTACTCGGGTCCAATAATTGATCTTAAAAATATTACTTCAGATCGGGTACTTCAATTAAAAATGCCGTTGGCGCCAAAAGTGGTGAAGGTAGACCCAGATACGTTGGATGTCACACTGAAGATAGTGCCATCCGAAACCAAAAAATTGGAGAACGTACCATTGAGGGTAACCGGACTCGCTGAAGATTTGGTTGCCAAAGTTGTTACAGCGGATGGACAGGAATTAAGCACAGTAAGCTTCGATGTGATCGGTGCTCCTAACATCCTAAAAGACCTCACGGCAAATGACATTCAAATTGTAGCAGATGTAAGTTCGCTACCTGTAGGTGTGCATGAGATTCCGCTGGTATATAATAACAATTTACCAGATTATCTCAAGATAGCATCGAATGCACTTAATCAGGTCACGGTAGAAATCACAAAAAAACAGTAGGAACATAGCCTATTACGTGTACTAGGAAAGAAATGAGGGACAAGGATGGGGAAGTATTTCGGAACAGACGGCGTACGTGGGGTTGCTAATACGCAGCTTACACCTGAATTGGCTTTTAAAATAGGTCGAGATGGTGGATACGTACTGACAAGACACAAAGAGGAAGGCAAACCAAAGGTAGTTATTGGTCGCGATACCCGTATCTCTGGTCAGATGCTGGAGAGTGCTCTAATCGCAGGTCTTCTCTCTGTAGGTGCAGAAGTAGTTCGTTTGGGAGTAATTTCTACGTCTGGCGTAGCTTATCTGACCAAAGCTTTAGGGGCAGATGCCGGTGTCATGATTTCTGCTTCACATAATCCATTTGAAGATAATGGAATCAAATTCTTTGGTAACGATGGCTTTAAACTGTCAGATGAAGACGAAAATGAGATTGAAAGATATTTGGATACACCAGAGGATACATTGCCACGCCCAACAGGGGACAAAATCGGTACTGTAATCGATTATCTGGAAGGTAGCCAGAAATACCTTTCTCATCTCAAAAGTTCTGTAAATGAGCGTTTTGAAGACATGAAAATCGTCTTGGATTGCGCAAATGGAGCCGTATCTTCTTTGGCAGCGAGATTATTTGCAGACGTGGAAGCAGATGTAATTACGATTGGTGCAAGCCCGAATGGCATCAACATCAATGATCAATGCGGATCAACACATCCAGAACGTTTACAGGAAGAGGTTGTGAAGCATAAGGCTGTATTGGGGCTTTCCTTTGACGGAGATGCAGATCGTTGTATAGCGGTCGACGAGAACGGTGAATTAGTAGATGGCGATTATCTAATGGCTATCTGTGCGCGTGCTCTTAAACATAAGGGCAAACTAAACAACAATACAGTAGTGACGACCGTAATGGCTAACCTTGGCTTCTTTAAAGCAATGGAAGAGCAAGGCATCAATAGTACACGTACAGCTGTAGGCGATCGCTATGTAATGGAAGAAATGGTCCGTGGGGGCTATAACCTGGGTGGGGAGCAATCTGGGCATATTATTTTCCTAGATTACAATACTACCGGGGATGGCTTATTAACTGGTCTGCAACTGCTTAATGTCATCAAGGAAACAGGCAAACCATTGTCTGAACTAAAACAGATGATGACTAAATTCCCACAGCTATTAGTAAATGTGCGTGTGGAAGATAAGACAAAGCTGAATGGCAATGTAGCTATTGAGCAAGCGATTAAAGAGGTAGAGGAAAGTCTGCATGGCAATGGTCGAGTGTTGGTCCGTCCTTCAGGTACAGAGCCAATCGTCCGCGTAATGGCAGAGGGTCCAGATGCTGCTGAACTAGAGGTTATGGTTCAAAAAATCGTAGAGGTTGTTAAAAAAGAATTAGCATAAAGGTAAATATAGGTAAAAGGGGGCGGCTTAGGTCTGCTCCCTTTTTTATGTCCAGAACCTTGATAAGGCAACATTTCTACTGCCATTTTTCATGTGACACATTTAGTCCTACACCTGCATAACATAAAGAGTGGGGAAATCTTAGCAATTTATCATTAATTTATGAGGATAGTAGCGGAAAAGAGATATTGTCCCCCACACAAAGCTGTGCTAAAGTAAGAAAGTATTTGATTATCATAAAAAGGAGGGGAAAGAGGATTCTCATTTTTAAGAACACAAATATCTTTTAAAAGCGCCAGCACTGTGGCTGCCCGACATGGAGCACAGTGGACGAGGTGGAGGTTTATCGAAATGTTCGGCGGATGCCTCCCGGTCATATATCAAGACCGTAAGCTCAGTTACAAAACATAGGGGCAACCTTATGGACAAAATCTGAGTATGATATTCACAATTACCTTATAGATAAAAATTTGCAAAGGAATGACGGGGGTACACCCCGTTAGCAAATTCAGTTGGGTCGTACCCCTGTCCACTAGAGAGGGGTTTCTATTACTATGTGCGGAATCGTTGGATATATTGGAAGTAAACAGGCGCAGGATATCGTTATTGGAGGTCTGCGTAAGCTGGAGTATCGTGGGTATGACTCTGCAGGGGTAGCAGTAATGACGGAGCAAGGTTTGGATCATGCAAAATCCAAGGGACGGATTGCTACGTTAGAAGAGCGTCTAAGAGACAGACCACTAGCGGGAATGGTTGGAATTGGCCATACTCGTTGGGCAACACACGGGAAGCCTTCCGATGAAAACTCTCATCCTCATTTAGACAAAACGCATAAATTTGCAGTTGTTCATAATGGGATTATTGAAAACTACCTGACTATCAAGGAAGAATTGATAGCAAAAGGATATAAGTTCCTGTCTGAAACAGATACAGAGGTCATCGCTCATCTATTGTCTGATTTATATGATGGCGATATCGTAGCCACAGTGCGTAAGGCTATACAAAAAATGCGCGGTGCCTATGCACTTGGTATCATGACAGAACACGAACCAGATAAATTAATTGCAGTACGTTTGGCAAGTCCACTAATCGTGGGTATTGGTGAAGGGGAAGCGTTTATCGGCTCTGACATCCCAGCTATTTTGGAGCATACACGTGATATGTACATTTTAAATGAAGGCGAAATGGCTGTTTTAACTCGAGATAATATCCAGTTGACAGTAGCAGAGACAGGCGAGCCTGTTGAGCGTGAGATTTTCCATGTAGATTGGGACTTGGTGCAAGCAGAGAAGGACGGCTATGACTCCTTTATGTTAAAAGAGATTCATGAGCAGCCAAAAGCAATGCGAGATACAATTGGTTCCCGTATTGATCCGGAAAACAAACGTGTACTATTACCAGAGATGAAAATGACTCCAGAAGAGCTAGCTGCTTTTGACAGAATGTACATCGTAGCATGCGGTACTTCTATGCATGCTGGCCTCATTGGGAAAGAAGTCATTGAGAAGCTGACACGCATTCCTGTCGAGGTAGCGATCGCTTCAGAATTTAGATATCGTGACCCGATCTTCACAGATAAGACGTTAGTGGTTGTCATCAGTCAATCAGGAGAAACAGCAGATACGCTGGCAGCTCTACGTGAAGCGAAGAAACACGGCGTGAAGGTAATGGCAGTAAGTAACGTAGTAGGCAGCTCAGTAGCTCGTGAAGCAGATGAGGTTATCTATACATGGGCGGGACCAGAGGTGGCGGTTGCTTCTACAAAAGCTTATACATGCCAAAGCTTGGCTCTGTATCTGTTTGCGCTTTATCTTGCACAGGTGAAAGGAACACAAACAGATGCACAAATCGCTGAGATTGTCGATCACCTATTAGAGATCCCAACACAAACAGCTAACATTCTAGAAATGGAAGAGAGCCTACGTAAGGTAGCTACTTCTGTAACAAAGGATGTTCAAAACCTGTTCTTCATCGGACGTGGTCTGGACTATGCTGTGACGCTGGAAGGCTCCCTGAAGCTAAAAGAGATTTCTTATATTCATTCCGAAGCGTACGCAGCGGGAGAATTAAAGCACGGTACCCTAGCTCTCATTGAAGAGAATGTACCTGTGATTGCACTGGCTACTCAGCCAGACCTATTTGACAAGACGGTATCCAACATCGTTGAGGTCAAAGCTCGCGGCGCCTACACGCTAGGCTTCGCATTTGAAGGAGATACAGAATTGGCGAAAACAGTGGATGAAGTGGTGTATGTGCCACGCACCCTGCCGATCCTGTCTCCTGTATTAACTGTCATTCCGTTGCAATTGCTTGCTTACTTTGCGTCTACAGCTCGTGGCCTGGATGTGGATAAACCACGGAACTTGGCTAAGAGTGTGACGGTGGAGTAGGGATTTGTTTTTTGTAGATTTGAAATAAAGTTGCACCGTTTATAAAAAAGTTAAACCGTTTTGAAAAAAGTCGAATCGTTTATAAAAAAGTTGCACCGTTTTACCCCTTTAGATATGATTATCTAAAGGGGTGCTTTTATGTCGAAAAGAAAAAGAACATCTGAGATTGAACAGTGGATTAAACAAGGTCGAGGGACCGGTATTGGAGTAGATTATAAACCTTGGTTAAAGATTCAAGATGTATCTTCAAAGGGTCGTTCAACTCGTTTAAAAGGAATAAAAACAAACAGACAGCATGAATTTCTGTCGGATTTAGAACGCAATTATTTTTATTTAACTGAGTATTCAAATTATATTGTTGATATCCGGGAACAATTTCCTTTACTACCGTTAGAAGAAACCATTGTTATTGCAAACGAGTTAGGTATAAATCATCCTACTGACCCTAAAACTGGTAGTCCGATTGTGATGACAACTGATTTTTTATTAACAGTTAATAAAGGACAGAATGTGACTGAAGTAGAAGGTAAGGCCAAGAGTAACTCGAGTTAATAGAAAATTATGTGTAGGCACTGAAGAACAGCAGTCTAGAAATATAATTCTTGAGGGCGAAAATCTTCAGGGGATGGTCACCTTGTATAAATATAGAGAACAAGTAGATTTAATTTTGACAGATCCACCGTATAATACTGGGCATTGATGATAATGAACTATTTCACTTAGGAATGGTGATGAATGAAGTATTTGGTGAGGAAAATAGAATAGGGATTATTAATTGGCAAAAGTCTTATTCTCCTAAAAATGATAGTAAGCATGTGTCAACGGCTGCAGAGTACGTATTGGTATATGCTAAAGATAAATCTATTGCTAAGACAGGGTTATTACCACGAGAAGATTCTACTAACTCGAAGTATAAAAATCCTGATAATGACCCAGAGGGACTCTGGAGAAGTAGTGATGCGACAGTGGCAACGGTTACAAACAAAGATAGCTATGCAATTCAGTCCCCTTTTACAGGGGGACTACACTATCCAGGTTCTAGGTCATGGACAAACCCTAAAAAATCAATGAAAAGGTGGTTAGAGGGTTGGGGCTCAACATATGTGGAAAAAAAATTAGATGATGGGCGAGTGAACGAATGATGAGAGGGATGGGAAAATGAGCGATACAAGGACCAAATTGATGCTGGATTTGCAAAGAATTGAGAAGGATGAGTATCAGTTACGCGAAGGTGAGCAGCATCAAGATTTCTTACCTTTGTTACTTCAATATATTGGCGATCCTCAGCCAGAATTACGGGATAACCTGATTTATCCGATGTTTTATATGTGGATTAAGGAAGAGAATAGGTTCAGTGGAGAGGAGTTGCGTAGCCTCTTAACTGTTCTGACTGATGAGAACCATTTGTTCTATAATATTGGCAGCGAGGATGATCAGTCAGTTTTTACAAGGACGTTCTCTGCCTTGCCTATCGCTTTGATTGTGCAACGCCACAGACAGAATCCATTTTTCAATCAAGCGGAAATTGAGCAAATAATGCATGCAATGATCCGTTATTATAAAGAGGAGAAGGATCTGCGAGGTTACCTTTCAGTAGGAGGCTGGGCTCACAGCGCGTCTCACGGTGCGGATGTTTTTGTCGAGCTGGTGCAGTGCGAGGAGAGCAGCGTCGCAATGCTGCGTGAGGTTCTTGTCGCTATTTCTAGCATGCTTCATAATGGTAGACACATTTTTAGCGATGAGGATGATGAGCGGTTGGTCAACATCGTGGATACGATGATTGACAAAGAATTACTTCCACATCAAGAAATCGCTGATTGGATTAGCGGCTTAGCGCAATGTTGCAATTTGCCGAGAAGTCGCAGTCAGGTGATTGCTCGCGTGAACAGCAAGAATTTTTTACGCAGTCTCTATTTCAGAAGGGGACAAGATAGCCGAGGGAATGAGCTTAACACTGTCATGCTTGGTACTGAGGCAAAATTGAACAGGTTTTCTATCAGTTAAAGGATTAGAGGGGCTGTCCCAAAAGCCATGGGAAATTGGCTGAGGGATTGCCCCTTTTTATGTACAAAAAGAAACCATCCTTTGGTAAAATGGAAGTACCACCCACCACGCACAAAAGGAGAGGCAAGTATTCCAGATTTACAAAAATTCCAGTGAGGGTTTGAACATCATTGATTACCAGACAGTAGAGATTGAACCAATTAAAAACAGCAAATTAATTTACGGTAAAACTGACTTTGCTAAGCTTGAATCGTATTTAATTAAATGGGGAAGGCCAACGAGTCTTACATAAATAGAAGATATTTCTTTAAGTTTCGGTATTATATAATAGCGGTTTCCAACATTCTTTACATGGTAATTTCTAGTGGTTTTACACTTACTTTTTTTCGATCTTATCATGTGTCACGGCAAGCCTAGTAATATCAACAAAATTGGTTCACGACTTTTTTATCACCCGACAATGTTGTTGTCTAATGACAATTCAGTCATGACCTAGAAACCTGTATTTTTTTAAACAAGGTTTTTGATATTAAAAAAAAGTAAGTTATTTCTCTAGATTAATATCGTTAGAGTGTGTTTCAATTTTCGTTTAGTTAAAAATGGCAGTCACAGAATTACTACTGTGACTGCTTTATAAAAGGTTGACCAAAGCCTTGGTTCTTTGTTTGACACCCTCTGGCATGTTCCTCCATTAAAGGGCGCTTTAATGGAGGAAATATCATAGAAATGATCAAACTTTTTTATAAAAGAATGATTCAATAAAATATATTAAGAGCGTGTTTTGATTAATCTTTTTTCAAAACACGCTCTTTCTTTTTGCTTGTTTATCAAGGCTATTAGTATTAATTTGATCAATCTTTATTCTAAAGCTACAATTTGTTGTGAGTTGTAATATAGTTTGTCACTGATAGGAATATATATTATCATCTGTAAGAAAAAATGAAATTGAAGTAAGACTACTTTAGAAAACCACAAAAATAATTAAAAATGAATGGCTTCGATCTTTCTTATCAAAGGTCGAAGCCATTAGTTGTTTAAGGGAATATTATTCGAAACTAAGTCCGTTAATCCGTTATCATGACCGAAGGAGTAGCTGTCCGCACGAAAATGATAGCATCAAAAGCTTTTGCTGGAATCATCTGTAAAGTATACATCTTTTCAATTTTTCCATACAATCCACTAAAGACTGCACCTATTGCACTGATGGGCTGAGTTCTATTCAGATATGCGGTGAAATTTTCATCATGTCTTGCCTTTGCAAAGTCCAGGAATCCATCCTTCATGTTTGTATGTGCAAACAGAACAGCTAGCCGATCTTCTCCACTATTTTTTACATAAAACTCTTTTCGCTCATTGGTAGTGGCCTCATTAGCAATGAAGGAGCTTTCGTAGAATTCACTTCCTATTGCGTAATATTGGTCCCCTAAGGTTTTTGCGAGATATGCTCCCATGCAGGTTGTCATTCCCATGGAAGTGGAGGTTTTTTCAATGTGTCCATTATGTCCTGTTATGAATATGTTTTCGCGACCGTAATATTTCTTTTCAAATGATAAAATCCATATCACTTTTGCCGCCATATAGTGATCACGGGTATTGTTATAGTTCGCATTTGTTCCGCGCAGTGTAGCGTTTTGCTTGATAGCCTCGGCAAAGGCTAGAGCCAGCTCATATTCTTTCGCAGAGCTTTTTGCGGTATAAACGGATTTGTTTTCTTTCATCCGCTCCATCAAGTTTTTAATATGGGAGAGCCCCTCCTGTACGTTGGCCTGCTTTTGATCATACACCGTTTTATCATTCAGATTCGTAAGTGCAATCTCATACTTGGAGGCAAGTGTCGGATCAACCTTTTTTAAATAGGAGAATAGCCCGTTTTTGTTATGGTCATAGCGTTGCATGTCAAAACCATAAAAATGAATTTTATCTTTTGCATCCCGATGCTCATTATAGGAGCGCATCCAAGATAGAAGGGCTGCCATTTCTTGCGTATTGTAAATCGTAAATCCGATTGCTTTTGCAGCATCTTGCGCAGTTCCGTTGCCTCCTAATATGTATTCATTGACCTTTTGTCCTCCGCCGAAATCACCTTCTATCGCAAATACGCGATATCCTTGTTTTTCCACCAGATACTTAAAAATATCTGACTTTAGCGTAGTAAATTGCTTGTTACCATGTGTAGCTTCTCCAAACCCGATGATGGTTTTCGAAGGAAGTTCCATTTTTGAAACAGGAACAAGGTTAGATTTCAATGACTGTTGTAACGTGTTGGGTGATTCAGAACGGAAACCCGTGAATACACTCATCATGATGAACAAGCTGATTACGATCAGGAGATTTTTTTTCATATCGTTCTCTCTTTCTAGAGCTGATCATTCGTTTTTAATTGGATGAAAGGTGACAATCGTGTATGTCATCTTCTCGCTCGGATTGATAAAACGTACAAGATTCATGTTGTGGTTTGTCTTACTATTTACACTATTATACTCCTTCCTGATGTCGTTTAACTACATTGAATTGATTTCGCAGTCCCCGCCCTTTACATCCTATCCTACCCGGCCGGAAACAGATTCGCCCATCTGGTGGAAAGTACAAACAGCAACTATTCTCTTACTTAATAGGCATGGGCAACTCGGAAGAAGATGCCAAAGACTATGTCCAAGCGGTATTCATAAGCGCATATAAGCATGTAGAGAAGTATGAAAGCTCGAAATCATTTTCGACTTGTCTGTTCCGTGTTGCCATCAATCATTGTTTGATGGATTGGCGCAAGAAGAAACAGTATGGGATGAATTACGTGAGAGTTTTGAGGCTGATAGCCCCAAGCCCGAAAATCATAGAATTTTAAGCAGAGCTGTAATTTTGAGAACTCTATGTTTAATGAACTTGTGTGTAGGGATACGTATTCTGGCTTATTCTGATTAATATAATTTTCTCAATAAAGAAGACATCGTTAAGGATGTAGTATCTGATGGAATGAATTTGCTCGGTTAAAATACAAACAAGCCTGGCAGAATGCTACCAGGCTTCTTCGTCAGAGCATACCCACCGGCTGGGAGTCCTTCCGAGAAACGATTCCTCGTTTTGCAGAGGGACACCTTACAGTGGGGAGTCATCAACGAATCTATAGTTGCCATTGATATCGACAACTAAAACTGCACGATGATCTTTGGAGAAAATAATCAGGTTTCCTCCCTTTAATGTGAACTTACATGTGCTACCAATGTGAGCTGCGCTTTTTCCTGATAACATTGTTGTGAATGCTTTAGGCTCTCCTACCTCCATACCAATTCCTCCTGATGCTGTAGGTGGCGAGTTATGACCTGGGTTTTTTAGTGAACCAGTTTTCCCATGTATATATGTCCATTTCCCATAAATCTTTTGCGTGTAATGAGATGTGAGATAGGTGCCTCTCACCTCACCAGACTGATATTTAGTCACTTCTTTTTCTTTTTCTGCTTTTTCTGGTACTAATGTGTTTTTATTTTCCTTCAAAGAGTAACTACCATCTGTATTAAGAATGACATTTTCTTCTTCCCCAGCAGGAACGATAATGCTATGCATGGTTACAGTAGTTATGCCCCCGTCAGAGTGAGTATAGCTATAAGTTTCTTCTATCGGCTGATTTAGTATAGTTTCTGTTTCTTGGATAGTTTGTCTACTCTCAATTTTTTGATTAATCTTTTCTAAAGCTAGTGACTGCTCAGAAAATATTTTGGGAATAGTTTTTTCCACATTTGTTTCTTGAGCCATAGCCATTGAGGGCAACATCAAAATAGCAGCCGAAAAAATCGCAATAATGGGTTTTATAATTTTTTTCATGATTTACCTCCATTTTTTAATAAATTATGGTAATAATAGGTATAGCTGTTTTTTTCCAAGGAGTGGTTGAGAAGATGATCCTATTTTTGATTGACTATTTGTTGAAGATATTTCTAATAAGTTTTGGCGTATATTTTTTACTGAATATTCTTCAGATTCTTCGACAAAGAAATTCTATAAGACAAAAGGGAAACGCTGAGCTTGTAAAAGTACTAAAAGATATTTCTAATGCTTTAGAAAAAAAAGAATAACTTTTTCTAACTAGGGTGCTTCTCAACGCTAAAAAACAGCTTGAGGAACACCTTGATTTGTTTTTCAAAGTCTTTAGTTGAGTATAAGGAATGATCTTCTAGATAAATCTTCATTACGAGTAACTTTTGACTAAATTCGATATCTTCTTTTTATGGGGTTGTGCTTCTCGATAACTTGTACATTCACATTTAACTAAAGGGTCTGAATTGCCCCATACTAGCATGATACCAGCCTCCTAGATGATCTTGTGTTTTGTAGTATGTGTAAATCCGAATGGCAAATTCTGATTACTTACCTCCTTTCATCTAATTCACAACACTCATCATTGATGTACTGTTTCTACTTATTTGCACCCTAATATTAACAACAAAATCAATTGATGTAAATAAATGTTAAAAAATAAACTTTTAAGCTTTTTTCCTAACATGGTTTGTTTTTCTAACAAAAAAATGATCCCCCATTTTACTTCAGAATGGGGGATCATTTTTTGATTTTATGCACCAATTTGGTCTGACATTTGCTTGATATATCCGGTATTTTCTTGAACAGGATGCAAGTTTGCACTTAACAATCCAAGGGTCATCATTACAGATAAAGATAAAATGGCAAGACGTTTCTTCACACGAAAACACCTCCGATCCAAATGTTGAAAAATAATAAATTCATAGTATACTCATTACTAATTAATGTCAATTTTTGAAAATTAAATCAATATTTGGAGTGATTTTGGTGAATGTGATTGGCAGTCAAATTAAACAAATCCGAATGAAACTAAATATGACACAAGGGGATGGGATATGCAGTCGTAGTTATATTAGTCAATTAGAAATGGGGTATTCATTGCCATTACCTGATCTACTTACCAAAATAGCTGAACGTTTACAAGTGCCTATGTCAGAGCTTTACGAAGACTGTAACCGAGAGGAAGTTATAAAAGTAAATATACATAGGAATATTCGTGGTCTTATTGCCAATATTGAGGTATGTGACTGGAAAAAAGCACACAAGTATCTCTTTCGGCTTTCTGACGTGCAGCTAAACCAAGAAGAAAAAAGTATCTATGTATGGGGCAAAGGTGCTCTTGCACGATCCGAACAACACTTCTACCAGTCAGCAGCATATTTTTTAGAAAGTATCGAACTAGTGAGAGAAGCAAGTGATCCTGATCCATTACTTCTTATTCGTCCTTTGACTTCGCTAGGAGAACTATATGCCTCCATTGAACAACCTGAAAAGGCTATTTCTCATCTATATGAAGCACAAAAGCTAGCCCTCCAGCATGACATACATGGAATACCTCTAGTTACTCTTTACTACGCCCTTGGATATATGCATGAAAGACTTGGTGAATACCACTCTGGCCTAGAAAGATTCCGGCAGGCTGAGAAATTAAATATAGGCTACTCGTCACTTTACAAAAGTGGAGACATTTATATGGGAATAGGCGTATGTTTGAGACATCTGAAGCAGTATGAAGAAGCAGAACAAGCTAACCGGAAGGCATTAAATATTTTAGAATATTATAATGATCCAAAAAAAGAAGCAAGAATCGCAGGGGTAAATAACAACTTAGGGATCATTTATAGATGTACAGAAAAATATGATCTAGCTATTTCACATCTTCAAAAAGCTATTGAGATCCATAAAAGAATTGGATCGATCCACTGGCTTAACAATTCATGTATCGAACTTGCCAAAGTGTATAATCAATTAGGGAGATATGAAGAAGCAAAGTCTATATGCGAGGAAGTCATTGTTAATTACACTACAGAACATATATTAGCTGAAGCCTACTTAACAATAGCAGACTCTCTTTGTCATGTAGGTGAAAAAAGCCAAGCACTGGATTCAATAGAAAATGCCTTAGCTTATTTTTCACGAAAAACAAATAACCGATTCTTTGTAAAAGCTTCTAGCTTGGCTACTAAAATGGCATTACTATTTGGGGAAGAAGTAACTCATATTTATGATAAATACTTAGCAGCTCCTGGTGTTAAATAACAATACCATTAACAACCTGCTCTGGAATACCTGGGCTTCTTATTTGATTGATAGAGTTCAACTTAAAAGTATACGAGAATGATTAAAGAAATTTTTTAAAAATAGTTGATTACCTTCTTAAGTCATTAATATAAAAAAGAGAGAAATATTCTCCCCTTTGTTACATTGAACTTCTAATAAGAGTTGCTATATACATGCTTTAAGTAAGGAAATATGTAAAGCGTTTTTTACCTGTTTCAAAATAACATCCTATAGAAGAGCTTTGTAATTTAAATGAATTCAGATCAAGAAAATTTGTTTAGCCCCAAAATGATGCTGGTATACACCTCCTTATCATAAATGGGATTTCACGGGCCTTTCATGTCTGACTCGTTACAGGAGATAAGCGGTAAATAAGAAAAAATAATTGTAGAATTAAAAATACGAACTACAGAAAGCGGGGATAAGCATGAAGGCAGTACCTTACTTCTCTCA
This is a stretch of genomic DNA from Brevibacillus laterosporus DSM 25. It encodes these proteins:
- a CDS encoding erythromycin esterase family protein; translation: MKKNLLIVISLFIMMSVFTGFRSESPNTLQQSLKSNLVPVSKMELPSKTIIGFGEATHGNKQFTTLKSDIFKYLVEKQGYRVFAIEGDFGGGQKVNEYILGGNGTAQDAAKAIGFTIYNTQEMAALLSWMRSYNEHRDAKDKIHFYGFDMQRYDHNKNGLFSYLKKVDPTLASKYEIALTNLNDKTVYDQKQANVQEGLSHIKNLMERMKENKSVYTAKSSAKEYELALAFAEAIKQNATLRGTNANYNNTRDHYMAAKVIWILSFEKKYYGRENIFITGHNGHIEKTSTSMGMTTCMGAYLAKTLGDQYYAIGSEFYESSFIANEATTNERKEFYVKNSGEDRLAVLFAHTNMKDGFLDFAKARHDENFTAYLNRTQPISAIGAVFSGLYGKIEKMYTLQMIPAKAFDAIIFVRTATPSVMITD
- the glmM gene encoding phosphoglucosamine mutase, with translation MGKYFGTDGVRGVANTQLTPELAFKIGRDGGYVLTRHKEEGKPKVVIGRDTRISGQMLESALIAGLLSVGAEVVRLGVISTSGVAYLTKALGADAGVMISASHNPFEDNGIKFFGNDGFKLSDEDENEIERYLDTPEDTLPRPTGDKIGTVIDYLEGSQKYLSHLKSSVNERFEDMKIVLDCANGAVSSLAARLFADVEADVITIGASPNGININDQCGSTHPERLQEEVVKHKAVLGLSFDGDADRCIAVDENGELVDGDYLMAICARALKHKGKLNNNTVVTTVMANLGFFKAMEEQGINSTRTAVGDRYVMEEMVRGGYNLGGEQSGHIIFLDYNTTGDGLLTGLQLLNVIKETGKPLSELKQMMTKFPQLLVNVRVEDKTKLNGNVAIEQAIKEVEESLHGNGRVLVRPSGTEPIVRVMAEGPDAAELEVMVQKIVEVVKKELA
- a CDS encoding DUF2785 domain-containing protein encodes the protein MSDTRTKLMLDLQRIEKDEYQLREGEQHQDFLPLLLQYIGDPQPELRDNLIYPMFYMWIKEENRFSGEELRSLLTVLTDENHLFYNIGSEDDQSVFTRTFSALPIALIVQRHRQNPFFNQAEIEQIMHAMIRYYKEEKDLRGYLSVGGWAHSASHGADVFVELVQCEESSVAMLREVLVAISSMLHNGRHIFSDEDDERLVNIVDTMIDKELLPHQEIADWISGLAQCCNLPRSRSQVIARVNSKNFLRSLYFRRGQDSRGNELNTVMLGTEAKLNRFSIS
- the glmS gene encoding glutamine--fructose-6-phosphate transaminase (isomerizing), whose product is MCGIVGYIGSKQAQDIVIGGLRKLEYRGYDSAGVAVMTEQGLDHAKSKGRIATLEERLRDRPLAGMVGIGHTRWATHGKPSDENSHPHLDKTHKFAVVHNGIIENYLTIKEELIAKGYKFLSETDTEVIAHLLSDLYDGDIVATVRKAIQKMRGAYALGIMTEHEPDKLIAVRLASPLIVGIGEGEAFIGSDIPAILEHTRDMYILNEGEMAVLTRDNIQLTVAETGEPVEREIFHVDWDLVQAEKDGYDSFMLKEIHEQPKAMRDTIGSRIDPENKRVLLPEMKMTPEELAAFDRMYIVACGTSMHAGLIGKEVIEKLTRIPVEVAIASEFRYRDPIFTDKTLVVVISQSGETADTLAALREAKKHGVKVMAVSNVVGSSVAREADEVIYTWAGPEVAVASTKAYTCQSLALYLFALYLAQVKGTQTDAQIAEIVDHLLEIPTQTANILEMEESLRKVATSVTKDVQNLFFIGRGLDYAVTLEGSLKLKEISYIHSEAYAAGELKHGTLALIEENVPVIALATQPDLFDKTVSNIVEVKARGAYTLGFAFEGDTELAKTVDEVVYVPRTLPILSPVLTVIPLQLLAYFASTARGLDVDKPRNLAKSVTVE
- a CDS encoding YbbR-like domain-containing protein; this translates as MDRWLNSHWFVRGIALLLAIMLWMIVNLEPEQGNSSEAVQPTRIIESAKVKAYYDADNFEITNKLQSVKVAVESNNPFLKYNIFDNYEVFIDARGLASGAHRLQVQSRGFPDGSKVTITPDYIDVTLEEKQTVEMDVQVEKIGKEADGYELKQPIVKPFRVLVTVPASQVKKIGVVKAAVNVDGATDTVSSNAQLKVYDKQGNQMTGAEISPLVVEVNIPMTSPSKMVPLKLNLTNELPDGYSLASITMNTQEVTVYGPNEVIKPLDTYSGPIIDLKNITSDRVLQLKMPLAPKVVKVDPDTLDVTLKIVPSETKKLENVPLRVTGLAEDLVAKVVTADGQELSTVSFDVIGAPNILKDLTANDIQIVADVSSLPVGVHEIPLVYNNNLPDYLKIASNALNQVTVEITKKQ